A stretch of the Diprion similis isolate iyDipSimi1 chromosome 14, iyDipSimi1.1, whole genome shotgun sequence genome encodes the following:
- the LOC124415092 gene encoding uncharacterized protein LOC124415092, whose protein sequence is MTEETELREYLEDDGVTMTSESFTFATPSFVSSPEKVINFGVNSEHVFSARQNQENAFIFAPPASASQFSGQIEDYDEERVQKPKATRKLYNAPTGLFASALRASKGMDKLIEDCHQLKKQAKSRSAVKEDTRKSITCNNVPEQLLTRTAAREYFTQFGQTVKITLKPRKTTITVHYANRAAANAAFYKAGQFAGKKFDVSWTSSEAVPKSPTKRTVESGKEAVRNFITADEDEVNAELEAMIGLEYNMHGVKTPQALLIAKPKLKKTKEVTKHEKLPSKVALKSDKPEAEAQAIVPKASAEELQSIIRQSAHTAEEKYKVLEARDRFIRLKQIKPNSLASAKITIGTCPDMCPEKERLMRESQRQVALYEQLEGREYRINHAKAVKQYSRSSADQEEPLAHELRPVASLKMTMSYLLHEIMDMCMAENTNLAEWFHFLWDRTRGIRKDITQQELCCVESVELVEQCARFHIFCSERLCAEGPSVFDKKINTENLTKCLQTLKYMYHDLRVKGVTCKNEAEFRGYIVLLNLNDGNFMWDLQKLPPDIQKSPEVRFAIEVYSSIESHNFSKFFKLVKKTTYLNACILLRYFNQVRVKALSVMVKAYHRVTSNPFPLYELIDILGFEDENEAVNFCEQVGLNISKNEMDIVLNRKNFSQPESSIKQGRAILTVESKRTQQGLSVGQCIAGGRLPEKIYKNHIPHDSFDSNGYLKPGAINVEDQSKQYKSKTGPVQTDPYEFMEEDTFKSSQKLRPQLKSEDRTDTGTRKTSQDILNKSAKIPPLFPTNFGQASAQREQFSFIKPATVFQKSETNTSFVFRADANLPLESKALISDAKLSQNLGDGDKFKGQNFGAFSKLSQGTAQIENQKPISGNNTGLQHGLETSKSKDISPFCIAQKKSVFPEITPKNIFGRPDSGVPIVGNKTVKTDAKSEFEKKERERIDVELNKKKLEEVQRQLEAEKKKLKELEQAKRLKVVEKEAKQIMNEVEDEIIKEVCAFVLKEEIDRLKMYDVLSKNETESLVDQIVLQICEKLLKEEIRIQDGLNRISKRIEHRVLKKYYKTWRQNVTKKRRQREALDDTPVWLQNRSVSECARLLYYPEQDMVLDNMRRKRLRTHSPPPEDNLAPVEVIIYAGIKENLKSSDNELIPNIFWKLVISWPDIDQQVQLWQYKKIMNTYLNPENYTQEPIMKTYRPNEYETLNICIRHFEGIINDHNLVGTDGLLFLAASSENLNTVKRRLSKTILSRSKLMPIPIVIVFLGADDLVPEDVELELDLEILLESGYVSEYTVVFEKEMNKSQILRLIQSAALWLTTNKSPIVPLEMDYLNQVLSACLTQELWLRIQGHSNFNKHLASALDDPALIVNLHNEAVTHLTDIFLDPESLQYTEFPKEFKSLLSNRVDMPYSYEYFDTAWKNEENRSELEQIMNSFLLPDWKYQWPIANISELHNAIRSYCTEALPDSNCDDLASQVMNALFFMTDDSQGLSFIEVILEIARRKILLLETDLKVVYNKNHVKHFRTLPWWFKSSILLEYISQKELEIQNQVTEKTFINEPFEKRQRLQVEFNDDLNVNSFYDRNDSLAEYCKETQDRVMTVRSMCKQLDLDMEKQKMKNKALNELLEQALLDEDLNILN, encoded by the exons ATGACGGAAGAAACAGAGCTGCGGGAATACCTGGAGGACGACGGAGTGACGATGACCTCCGAAAGCTTCACCTTCGCCACACCAAGTTTCGTATCGAGTCCCGAGAAGGTAATAAACTTCGGGGTGAATTCTGAGCATGTCTTTTCCGCCCGCCAGAACCAAGAGAACGCGTTCATTTTCGCACCTCCGGCGAGTGCTTCGCAGTTCAGCGGGCAAATCGAAGATTATGACGAGGAAAGGGTGCAGAAACCAAAGGCGACCAGGAAGCTTTACAACGCACCTACGGGCCTCTTTGCTTCAGCGCTGCGAGCCTCCAAGGGCATGGATAAACTCATCGAGGATtgccatcagctgaaaaaacaGGCCAAGTCGCGTTCCGCGGTTAAAGAGGACACGAGAAAATCGATCACCTGCAACAACGTCCCCGAGCAACTGTTGACCAGAACGGCAGCGAGGGAATACTTCACCCAGTTTGGTCAGACGGTGAAGATTACATTGAAACCTCGCAAGACCACCATCACCGTCCACTACGCTAACAGAGCGGCGGCAAACGCCGCGTTTTACAAAGCTGGTCAATTTGCAGGAAAGAAGTTTGACGTGTCTTGGACGAGTTCCGAAGCTGTGCCTAAATCTCCAACAAAGAGGACAGTCGAATCCGGTAAAGAGGCCGTGAGgaatttcatcaccgccgacgAGGACGAGGTAAACGCTGAACTCGAGGCTATGATAGGGCTGGAGTATAACATGCACGGTGTGAAAACGCCCCAAGCCTTACTAATCGCTAAACCTAAATTGAAGAAGACTAAAGAGGTCACAAAGCACGAGAAGCTGCCGTCCAAGGTTGCCCTGAAGTCTGATAAACCGGAAGCTGAGGCTCAGGCGATCGTGCCTAAAGCAAGCGCCGAAGAGCTGCAGAGCATAATTCGTCAATCGGCTCACACTGCAGAGGAGAAGTACAAGGTGCTAGAAGCGAGGGATAGATTCATAAGACTGAAACAAATAAAGCCGAACAGTTTGGCGTCGGCTAAAATAACTATAGGGACTTGTCCCGATATGTGCCCCGAGAAAGAGCGACTGATGCGCGAATCTCAGAGGCAAGTAGCGCTCTACGAGCAGCTCGAGGGCAGAGAGTACAGGATAAATCACGCCAAGGCTGTAAAGCAGTATTCCAGGTCATCCGCTGATCAAGAGGAACCGCTCGCCCATGAGCTCAGGCCTGTCGCGTCgttaaaaatgacgatgagctACCTGCTGCATGAGATTATGGACATGTGCATGGCGGAGAACACAAACCTCGCAGAGTGGTTTCACTTTCTGTGGGATAGGACGAGGGGCATTCGCAAAGATATAACTCAGCAGGAGCTGTGTTGTGTAGAAAGCGTTGAGCTGGTTGAACAATGCGCAag gttTCACATATTCTGTTCTGAACGGCTCTGCGCTGAGGGGCCGTCCGTCTTTGACAAGAAGATAAATACCGAGAACTTGACCAAGTGCTTGCAAACGTTGAAGTATATGTACCACGACCTGAGGGTAAAGGGTGTCACGTGCAAAAACGAAGCGGAATTCAGGGGGTACATTGTGCTGCTCAATTTAAATGACGGCAACTTCATGTGGGACCTTCAAAAGCTACCGCCCGATATACAGAAGTCACCCGAAGTCAGATTCGCCATTGAAGTTTACTCGTCCATTGAGTCGCACAACTTTTCCAAGTTCTTTAAGCTTGTCAAAAAAACGACTTACCTTAACGCCTGCATTCTGCTGCGGTACTTCAACCAGGTCAGGGTCAAGGCCCTGTCCGTAATGGTCAAGGCTTACCACAGAGTGACATCCAACCCGTTTCCACTTTACGAACTAATTGACATCCTTGgatttgaagatgaaaacgAGGCTGTTAACTTCTGTGAACAAGTCGGACTGAACATTTCCAAGAACGAAATGGACATCGTTTTGAACAGGAAAAACTTCAGCCAGCCTGAATCGTCCATTAAACAAGGCAGAGCCATTCTCACCGTCGAATCTAAACGAACCCAGCAGGGCCTTAGCGTCGGGCAATGTATCGCGGGTGGCAGACTGCCtgagaaaatttacaaaaatcataTTCCCCACGACAGTTTTGATTCAAACGGATACCTGAAACCCGGCGCCATTAACGTTGAGGATCAAAGTAAACAGTACAAAAGTAAAACAGGTCCGGTTCAAACTGATCCCTACGAATTTATGGAGGAAGACACGTTTAAGTCTTCGCAGAAATTAAGACCACAGCTGAAATCAGAGGATCGAACTGATACTGGGACCAGAAAAACTAGCCAAGATATTCTTAATAAAAGTGCTAAAATTCCACCATTGTTTCCCACTAATTTTGGCCAAGCTTCCGCACAAAGGGAACAATTTTCGTTTATAAAACCAGCCACTGTTTTCCAGAAGTCCGAAACTAACACATCGTTTGTGTTCAGAGCAGATGCCAATTTACCACTTGAAAGCAAGGCTTTAATTTCTGATGCGAAGCTTTCTCAAAATTTGGGGGATGGAGATAAATTTAAGGGTCAAAATTTTGGGGCATTTTCAAAGCTGAGTCAAGGCACAGCTCAGATTGAGAACCAGAAACCAATTAGCGGGAATAATACAGGTTTACAACATGGGCTGGAAACGTCGAAAAGCAAAGATATTTCCCCGTTTTGTATAGCTCAGAAGAAAAGTGTGTTTCCGGAGATTACGCCAAAGAATATTTTCGGAAGACCTGATAGCGGAGTGCCAATTGTGGGTAACAAAACAGTAAAGACAGATGCAAAGagcgaatttgagaaaaaagaaagggaaaGAATCGACGTAgagttgaacaaaaaaaaattagaagaagtGCAGAGACAGCTTGAGgctgagaaaaagaaactaaagGAATTGGAACAAGCGAAGAGGCTGAAGGTGGTAGAGAAAGAAGCCAAACAAATCATGAATGAGGTGGAAGATGAGATAATAAAGGAAGTATGCGCATTTGTGCTAAAGGAAGAGATCGATCGACTAAAAATGTATGACGTGCTAAGCAAAAATGAAACCGAATCTTTAGTAGACCAAATTGTGTTGCAAATCTGTGAGAAACTGTTAAAGGAAGAAATCCGTATCCAAGATGGATTGAACAGGatatcgaaacgaatcgaACATCGAGTATTAAAAAAGTACTACAAGACTTGGAGGCAGAATGTTACTAAAAAGAGACGTCAAAGAGAAGCTCTCGACGACACACCGGTATGGCTACAAAATCGTTCGGTCAGCGAGTGCGCCAGACTGTTATATTACCCTGAGCAAGATATGGTGCTCGACAacatgagaagaaaaagattaaGAACCCATTCACCACCACCGGAAGACAATCTTGCACCAGTTGAAGTAATAATATATGCcgggataaaagaaaatttaaaatcatcGGACAACGAACTGATCCCCAATATATTTTGGAAGCTTGTTATATCGTGGCCTGACATTGATCAGCAAGTTCAGTTGTggcagtataaaaaaataatgaacacTTACCTAAATCCTGAAAACTACACACAAGAGCCGATAATGAAGACCTACAGGCCAAACGAGTACGAAACTTTGAACATATGCATAAGACACTTTGAGGGTATAATCAACGATCATAATTTGGTTGGAACTGATGGTCTGTTATTTTTGGCAGCCTCTTCAGAGAACTTGAATACAGTCAAGCGACGATTGTCAAAAACCATTTTGTCCAGATCGAAGCTCATGCCTATACCAATAGTGATCGTATTCTTGGGAGCTGATGACCTGGTGCCAGAGGATGTAGAGTTGGAGCTtgatttagaaattttattggaATCTGGCTATGTATCTGAGTACACTGttgtatttgaaaaagaaatgaacaaAAGTCAAATCCTCAGATTAATCCAAAGTGCTGCGCTCTGGCTAACAACAAATAAATCACCTATTGTACCTTTGGAAATGGATTATCTCAACCAGGTCTTGAGCGCTTGTTTAACTCAAGAATTATGGCTAAG AATACAAGGACACTCCAACTTCAACAAACATCTAGCCTCCGCATTAGACGATCCTGCTTTGATCGTTAACTTGCATAATGAAGCTGTTACGCATCTTACCGATATCTTTCTGGACCCCGAGTCTTTACAATATACCGAGTTTCCAAAAGAATTTAAATCGCTGCTGAGCAACCGGGTGGACATGCCATACAGCTATGAGTATTTTGATACCGCATGGAAGAACGAGGAAAACAGATCCGAGCTCGAGCAAATTATGAACAGTTTTCTACTGCCTGATTGGAA ATATCAGTGGCCAATAGCGAACATCTCGGAACTTCACAACGCGATAAGAAGCTACTGTACGGAAGCATTACCTGACTCGAATTGCGATGACTTGGCTAGCCAAGTTATGAATGCTCTCTTTTTTATGACCGACGACTCGCAAGGCCTTAGTTTTATAGAGGTGATTCTAGAGATCGCGAGGAGAAAGATTTTATTACTCGAAACGGATTTAAAAGTAGTCTACAACAAAAATCACGTCAAGCATTTCCGTACGTTACCGTGGTGGTTCAAATCGAGTATATTGTTGGAATACATTTCACAAAAGGAACTTGAGATCCAAAACCAAGTGactgaaaaaacttttatcaatGAACCGTTCGAAAAGCGGCAGCGATTGCAAGTCGAGTTTAACGATGATTTAAATGTAAATAGTTTTTATGATCGTAATGACAGCCTAGCTGAATATTGTAAAGAAACTCAAGACCGAGTTATGACTGTACGCAGTATGTGTAAACAGCTTGATCTGGatatggaaaaacaaaaaatgaaaaataaagcgCTGAACGAGCTCTTGGAACAAGCTTTGCTAGACGAAGatctaaatattttaaattaa
- the LOC124415095 gene encoding cell division cycle protein 20 homolog, with protein MSHLKYMKELNSLTRMDEPVKGPVPRWQKKCLEASNSSINMSINSSRKVMSGSFVNSTTSKTPTKRSETRSKKTPAKGTKKSPSRASTTPAKTPSGGDRFIPSRSTTNFDLGHYKLQQQNTDDANNGETISPSKREMQRLIGENLHGGDINNMRVLSYQNKAPAPPEGYQNPLRVVYSQTKTPASVKASTRYIPQAPDRILDAPEIIDDYYLNLVDWSSSNLLAVALGANVYLWNAGTGTIEQLLELEGSDYVCSVGWIQEGPYLAVGTTTGNTELWDCSQMKRVRVMNGHVSRVGSLAWNSHILSTGCRSGQIVHHDVRQRDHVVASINAHAQEVCGLKWSPDGKYLASGANDNMLMVWSAVAGQNHSHTQPIYSLNQHQAAVKALAWCPWQNNILASGGGTADRTIRFWNCNTGACVNTIDTKSQVCSLLWSTTYKEIVSGHGYAQNQLTIWKYPGMTKVAELTGHSSRVLHLAMSPDGTTVLSAGADETLRLWKCFQPDPHKKKEITEVKSVASRLKQSIR; from the exons ATGTCTCATCTAAAGTACATGAAAGAGCTCAACAGCTTAACCCGCATGGACGAGCCTGTTAAAGGCCCTGTTCCTAGGTGGCAGAAGAAATGTCTGGAAGCGTCAAATTCAAG CATAAACATGAGTATAAATTCGTCACGAAAAGTGATGAGTGGatcatttgtaaattcaacaaCCAGCAAAACACCGACCAAACGATCTGAAACACGGAGTAAAAAAACACCGGCAAAGGGCACGAAAAAATCTCCCA GTCGAGCTTCAACGACCCCAGCGAAGACCCCTAGTGGAGGGGATAGGTTCATACCCTCGAGATCAACGACAAATTTTGACCTGGGTCACTACAAG CTTCAGCAACAAAATACCGATGACGCAAATAACGGTGAAACCATCAGTCCTTCAAAGAGAGAAATGCAGCGTCTAATAGGGGAAAATTTGCACGGTGGTGATATTAACAACATGAGGGTTCTCTCCTACCAAAATAAAGCCCCAGCACCGCCCGAAGGCTATCAAAATCCACTCAGAGTTGTCTATAGCCAGACAAAGACACCTGCCAGTGTCAAAGCTTCTACAAGATACATTCCGCAAGCACCAGACAGGATTTTGGATGCTCCAGAAATCATAGACGATTACT ATCTAAATCTCGTGGACTGGTCATCGTCAAACCTGTTAGCAGTAGCTCTGGGAGCAAACGTATATCTATGGAATGCAGGAACAGGAACCATAGAACAACTTCTGGAGCTAGAAGGCTCTGACTACGTGTGTTCTGTGGGATGGATTCAGGAGGGCCCATACTTAGCTGTAGGAACTACGACAGGAAATACAGAGCTATGGGATTGCAGTCAAATGAAGAGAGTGCGAGTGATGAATGGGCACGTGTCCAGAGTTGGTTCCCTGGCGTGGAATTCGCATATATTGTCAACTGGATGCAG ATCTGGACAAATCGTACATCACGACGTTAGACAACGGGATCACGTAGTTGCTTCCATAAACGCACACGCCCAAGAAGTTTGTGGCTTGAAGTGGTCACCCGATGGCAAATATCTCGCTAGCGGAGCAAACGACAATATGTTGATGGTGTGGTCCGCGGTCGCTGGCCAAAATCACTCGCATACACAGCCTATTTATTCCCTGAATCAACATCAGGCCGCCGTGAAGGCACTTGCTTGGTGTCCGTGGCAGAATAACATCTTGGCCAGTGGCGGTGGAACTGCGGATAGAACTATACGATTCTGGAACTGCAATACAG GTGCATGTGTGAATACGATAGACACGAAGTCACAAGTATGTTCCTTGCTTTGGTCAACGACGTACAAGGAAATCGTATCTGGTCATGGTTACGCTCAGAACCAATTGACCATTTGGAAATATCCAGGAATGACCAAAGTGGCAGAGCTGACGGGGCACTCTAGCAGAGTGTTGCATTTGGCCATGTCGCCGGATGGTACGACGGTCCTAAGTGCAGGAGCAGACGAAACTTTGAGGCTATGGAAATGCTTCCAACCCGACCCGCACAAGAAGAAGGAAATAACGGAAGTCAAATCCGTTGCATCTAGACTCAAACAATCTATCCGATAA